TGTCGACAACGTCCTGAGCTATTCCCAGCGCGAGGCCATCGTGCGCGGCTACGCCACCAAGGCAGGCTTTGCCGCCGTGCCGGGCTTGGCGGCGGTCCGCGCCTAGGGCAGGCCGCTAGCCGGCGCCGGGAGGCGGCGGCAGGAAGTGGATGTTGAACTCGGCAGCCATCGCCACGACGTCCTCCGGCTTCTGCTCCTTCATGTTGTGCAGGCCCCAGAACAGGTCGAACAGTTTCTTGGTCGGCGAGACCCAGAACAGCACCTTCGCAGTCTGCTCCGACTTGTTGAAAATGCCGTGCGGCACGCCCATGCCGAGGCGGATCAGGTCGCCCGCGGTCGCCTGCGCCTCCGAATTGCCGAGCATGAAGTCGAGCTTGCCCTCCAGCATGTAGAGATACTCATCCTGATCGGGATGGATGTGCGGCGGCACGAACGTGCCCGGCGGCAAGGTCGCGTGCCAGGAGAAGCTGTGCTCGGTCTTGCTCTTCGGCACGTAGGTTTGGCCGAGGATGTTCCAGGAGATGCCCTGGATCCCCTCGTTGGCCCGCGTGATGCCGGTGATTTCGCTGCTCATTGAAGTCCTCCCTTGACGCGACGCTCGGCTTAGTTCGCCGCCTTGCAATCCTTGGCATAGCGGTCGCCGTAGTTCTCGAAAACCTTCTGGACGATCTCGGTCTGGAATTTTCCATCCGGACGCTTGGCAACCTTGGTCAGGTAAAAATCCTGGATCGGATAGCCGTTGGTGTTGAACTTGAACGAGCCGCGCAGCGAGGTGAAATCGGCTTTCTTCAGCGCAGCTGCAACAGCGTCCTTGTTCGAGAGGTCGCCCTTTACGCCCTTGACCGCGCTGTCGATCAGCATCGCCGCGTCATAGGCCTGGAAGGCGTAGGTGCCGGGCACGCTGTTATAGGCGGCTTCATAGGCCGCGACGAACTTCTTGTTCTGGGGATTGTCGAGATTGGGCGCCCAGTTCGCGCCGCCGAACATGCCGACCGCCGCATCCTGCTGCGCCGGCAGCGTCGATTCATCCACCGTGAAGGCCGAGAGCACCGGAATGCTGTCGGCAAGGCCTGCCTGCCGGTATTGCTTGACGAGATTGACGCCGAGGCCGCCCGGCATGAACGTGAACAGCGCATCGGGCTTTTGCGACGAGATCTTGGACAGCTCCGGCTGGAAGTCCAGCGTGTTCAGCGGCATGTAGGATTCTTCGACGATCTCGCCCTTGTAGTCGAGCTTGAAGCCCGCGACCGAATCCTTGCCGGCCTGATAGTTCGGCACCATCAGGTACATCCGCTTGTAGCCGCGGTCCTGCGCCACCTTGCCGAGGATCTCGTGCACCTGGTCGTTCTGATACGAGGTCACATAGAAGAACGGGTTGCAGTCCTTGCCGGCGAACGTCGACGGACCTGCATTGGGACTGATCAGGAACACCTTGGATTCCGTCACAGGCCGGTGGATTGCCTGAAGAATGTTGGAGAAGATCGGGCCGACCACGAAGTCGACCTTGTCGCGTTCGAGCAGGCCCTTGACCTTGGTGACCGCCGCATCCGGCTTGAGTTCGTCGTCAACCACGACGACCTCGACGTCGCGGCCGCCCAGCTTGCTGCCGAGGTCCTTCACCGCGAGCGCAAAGCCGTCGCGCACCTGCTGGCCGAGCGCGGCGGCGGGTCCCGAAAGGGTCACGATCACGCCAAGCTTGAGCTTCTCCTGGGCGAGGGCAGGGCTCATCGCGGTGCCGAGCAGCAAGGCGGCCGCAGCCAAGGTCGTTTGCGTCTTCATGATCTGTCCCCCGTGACATCAGGGCTTGCGCTGCAAGCCGCGTACTCCAGTCCAAGCTTATGCCGATGATGGCTGCCGCGGCAAGCAAAGTGCACGGCGTCGCCATCCCGCGCGCCAGGTGCATGCAAGCGGCGCGCCAATTATTTGAAGCCTAAAGAAACTCGCGTGCGGTCGATTGTTGCAGCTTTGGACTTGCGGCCGGCGCGGATTTATTTGAAGCTCAAAACGTTGGGGAATCCGCGCCGACGCCAATGCCGGCCGTGAGTGACTGCACCGAGATGCTCGATTCCGAGACCAAGGCCGTCGAAACGCCCGAAGATCACGCCGAAGAGCTTCGGCTGTGGCTGCGCCTGCTCACCTGCACGACCCTGATCGAGGGCGAGGTTCGAGGCCGCCTGCGGCAGCGCTTCGACGTCACGCTGCCCCGGTTCGATTTGATGGCACAGCTCGACAAGGCCCCCGACGGCATGACGCTGTCCGACGTCTCCAAGCGCATGATGGTGTCCAACGGCAACGTCACCGGCCTCGTCGAACGTCTCGTGGAATCCGGCCATCTCGACCGGCGCACCTCGGATACCGACCGCCGCGTCCAGGTGATCCGCCTCACGAAGCTCGGCCGTGCCGAGTTCCGCAGGATGGCTGCCGAGCACGAGATCTGGATTGCCGATCTCTTCGCCGACCTGACGCCGAAAGACGTGCGCGAACTGATGCGCCTCCTGGCGAAGACCAAGGCGTCCGCACAAAAATCGGCCGCGCGCGGGCGGCCCTGAGCCCGCATTCGGGCCGGCCCTCCAATCCCTTTTGCCGCAGGAAAAAGCACGCCGTGCCCAAAATCCCCTATTGCGCTAAATTGTTTTAAGCCTAAAATGTTTTTCCAGATAGTGCTGCCGGGTGCTTTCCATGCGCAAAGGAGCGTGCGATGGCCAACGCCGCCAAGGTTAAAGTCTCGGGCTCGCATGACGGCAATGCCGCGACAGCTCATGTCGATACATTCGCGCGGCAGCATCTGCCGCCGCCGGAATTGTGGCCCGAATTCATCTTCACGCGGCCGGAGCTGAACTATCCGCCGCGACTGAACTGCGTCAGCTATTTTCTCGATCGCTGGGTCGAGCAAGGGCATGGCGACGCACCTTGCGTCATCAGTCCCACCGTCAGCTACAGCTATCGCGAGCTGCAAGCGCTGGTGAACCGCATCGCCAATGTGCTGGTCGGCAAGCTCGGTCTCGTTACCGGCGAGCGCGTGCTGCTCCGCTCGGCCAACAATCCCATGATGGTCGCGACCTATCTCGCAGTGATCAAGGCCGGCGGCATTTGCGTCGCGACGATGCCGCTGCTGCGCGCCAAGGAGCTGTCCTATCCGATCCAGAAAGCGGCGATTGCGCTCGCGCTCTGCGACGGAAAGCTCTCCGACGAGATGGAGAAGGCGAAGCTGGCTGCGCCCGGTCTCAGGCACGTGGTCTATTGGGGCAATGGCGCGGCTCATTCGCTCGAGGCGCTGATCGCTGACGCGAGTCCGGAGTTCAGGGCCGTCGACACGGCTGCCGATGACATCTGCCTGATTGCTTTCACGTCGGGAACGACAGGCGATCCCAAGGGCACCATGCATTTCCACCGGGACATGTTGGCGGTCTGCGACGGCTATGCGCGCAATATCCTGCGCGCTGAGCAGAAGGATCGCTTCGTCGGCTCGGCGCCGCTCGCCTTCACCTTCGGTTTCGGCGGCGTGCTGTTCCCGATGCATATCGGCGCCTCCTTCGTCGTGCTGGAGAAGACGACGCCCGACGACATGCTGTCGGCGATCGAGCGGTACAAGACCACGGTCTGCTTCACAGCGCCGACCGCATATCGCGCCATGATCGGCAAGCTCGCTGGCCGCGACATCTCCTCGCTGCGCAAATGCGTCTCCGCCGGCGAGACGTTGCCCAAGCCGACATTCGAGGCCTGGCTCAAGGCCACCGGCATCAAGCTGATGGACGGCATCGGCTCGACCGAGATGCTGCACATCTTCATCAGCGCGACCGAGGACGAGATCCGCCCCGGTGCGACCGGCAAGCCCGTTCCCGGCTATGAAGCCAAGATCGTCGACGATGATGGAAATGACGTGCCGCCGGGCACGATGGGGAATCTTGCGGTGCGCGGGCCGACCGGTTGCCGGTATCTGGCCGACGAGCGGCAGCGCAAATATGTTCGGAACGGCTGGAATATCACCGGCGACACCTATCTAATGGATAGCGACGGCTATTTCTGGTACCAGTCGCGCTCCGACGATATGATCGTGTCGGCGGGGTACAACATCGCGGGGACGGATGTGGAGGCCGCGCTGCTGACGCATCCTGCGGTCGTCGAGTGCGGCGTCGTCGGTGCGCCGGACGAGGCGCGCGGCATGATCGTGAAGGCCTATGTCGTTGCCGCACCCAGCGTGACGCCGGACGCTCAGCTCGCAACCGAGTTGCAGGAGCACGTGAAGCGCGAGATTGCGCCGTACAAATATCCGCGCGCGATCGAGTTCGTGACGCAGCTGCCGAAGACCGAGACCGGCAAATTGAAGCGCTTTGCCCTCAGGCAATTGGCGCAGGCCTCAGCGACGTCCTCGGGCGTCGCCGCAGAATGAGATGAGGATCAAGAATTGTCCGTGACGACGCCGAAAGGCCCACAGCTCGCGGTGCTGCCGACCGCGGCCGAAAACGACACCCCCCGCGGGGGCGCGCAGGTGCTCCAGCCCTCGGGCTGGCCGATGCCGAAGGGCTACGCCAACGGCATGGCCGCCGAGGGGCGCATCGTCGTGACCGGCGGCGTGATCGGCTGGGATGCCGAGGAGCGTCTCGCCGACGGCTTCGTCGCGCAGGTCGCCCAGACCCTGAGCAACATTGCCGCGATCCTGGCGGAAGGCGGCGCGCGGCCCGAGCATCTGGTGCGCCTGACCTGGTACGTCGTCGACATGGACGAGTACCTGACGAACCTGAAGGAGCTCGGCAGGATCTACCGTGCCGTCTTCGGTGCACACTATCCGGCGATGGCGCTGGTTCAGGTCGTCCGGCTGGTCGAGAAGGCGGCGCGCGTCGAGATCGAGGCCACCGCCGTCATTCCCCGCTGAATCTGTTCAGCTCGCTTTGGCGAGGTCGTCGTCCTCCGGCGAGTTCAGGTAGACGCCCGACATCGTGTCGACCCAGCACAGATGGTCGTGCACCTTCTTCACGCCCTCGACATTCTCGGCGGCAACCACCGCGGCCTGCCGCGCCCGTTCCTCGGTGATGACGCCGCTGAGATGGACGATGCCGTCGCGAACGATGACGTTCAGCCCGAACGGGCACCAGTCGTTCTTCTCCATGGTATCGATGATGCGGACGCGAATGTGATCGTCGTCCGCGGTCGGATCCGGCACCTCGCGGGCGAGACCCGCTACCGCCTGAAGCAGATTGGCGCGCGTGACGATCCCGACGACTTTGTCGCCGCGCACTACCGGCAGGCGCTTCACATTGCTCCGTTCCATGAGATCGACGATCTCCGCGAGCGCGGTATCCTCGGTGATGGTGACGGGCGAAGCGGTCATCACCTCCGCGACCCTGCGGCCATGCTCGTGGACAAAGTCGCTTGCGGACTGGCCCGGCCCGAGGATGAACCGCAGCCAGCGCCCGCGCTTACGTCCGGTGCCGATTTCGCTGCGGCGAATGAAATCCCCTTCCGAGACGACGCCGACCAGCTTGCCGGCATCGTCGACCACCGTGAGGCCGCTGACATGCCGCGTCAGCATGATGTTCGCGGCCTCGACGATGCTGGTGTCGGGGGTGACCGAGATGACCGACCGGGTCATGATCTGGTGGGCGCGCATGGGAGAACTCCGCAGGTTCGTTGGATGTCGAAGGAGAACCTAGCTCCGGCGTCGCGATGAGGCTTGACCCAGGTCAATCGGACGGAACCGCTTCTCCCTGGTTGAGCAATTGCGATCCGTGCCCGGAATTGATGCAGCTCAACACCTTTCCGAAATGCCTGAACATATCCTGCCGCGAACATACATCAGCGTGCAGGAACCTTCCGTCATGAGCGTCGTGCAGATACTTCCGCGGGCCGGGCAGTCGGCAGCGCCGGAATCATCCGTCGAACCTGTTGCGCGTGCCGCTTCCCCCGAGGGACCGGCCGGAAGGCCAGTCGCGGACTTGCAGCCTCGGTCAGAGCCACACCCGCTCGACCGCGCATTTCATGCGATGATGGCTCGATTCACCGGCGGAATTTCACCGGCCGCCCTGTCTCTGGCCTGGCTCGATTGGAGTTCGCATCTCGCCGTCGCGCCGCAGCGCCAGATGGAGATCGCCCATAACGTCCTTCGCGACAGCGCCCGGTTCCTCGAAGCGTCAGTGCACGCGATCTCGCCGGGCCAAAAGCCGTGGTCGGTGATCCAGCCGCGGTCGCGGGATCGGCGCTTCAGGGAGCCGCAATGGGAGGCCGCGCCGTTCAATCTGCTGGCGCAAGCCTTTTTGCTTGGAGAGCACTGGTGGCACGATGCCACGACCGGCGTGCGCGGCGTCTCGCGCGCAAATGAAGCCATCGTCGAATTCTCGGTCCGCCAAATGCTCGATATGCTGGCGCCGTCGAATTTTGCGGCGACCAACCCGGAGGTGCTTGAGAAAACGTTGCGGAGCGGCGGAGAAAATTTCGTCTTCGGCTGGCAAAACTGGTGCAGCGATCTGACGCGCATGCTCTCGCTTGCAGCGCCGGCCGGCGACGAGCAGTTCGTCGTCGGGAACACGGTTGCCGCGTCTCCCGGAAAAGTCGTTTACCGCAACGAGCTGATCGAGCTGATCCAGTATCATCCGACCACCACGCAGGTACGGCCTGAACCGATCCTGATCGTTCCGGCCTGGATCATGAAATACTACATCCTCGACCTGTCGCCGGAGAATTCGCTGGTCAAATATCTGACCGGGCAGGGCTTCACCGTGTTCGCGATCTCCTGGCGCAATCCGGATGCAAAGGATCGGAACGTCGCCTTCGACGATTATCGCAAGCTCGGCGTAATGGCGGCGCTGGACATGATCGGGCGGATCGTGCCGGGCCGGACGATCCACGCGCTCGGCTATTGTCTGGGCGGCACGTTGCTGTCGATCGCAGCCGCCGCGATGGCGCGCGACGGCGACAAGCGGCTGGGCACCATCACCCTGCTTGCCGCGCAGACGGATTT
This is a stretch of genomic DNA from Bradyrhizobium sp. CB2312. It encodes these proteins:
- a CDS encoding ABC transporter substrate-binding protein gives rise to the protein MKTQTTLAAAALLLGTAMSPALAQEKLKLGVIVTLSGPAAALGQQVRDGFALAVKDLGSKLGGRDVEVVVVDDELKPDAAVTKVKGLLERDKVDFVVGPIFSNILQAIHRPVTESKVFLISPNAGPSTFAGKDCNPFFYVTSYQNDQVHEILGKVAQDRGYKRMYLMVPNYQAGKDSVAGFKLDYKGEIVEESYMPLNTLDFQPELSKISSQKPDALFTFMPGGLGVNLVKQYRQAGLADSIPVLSAFTVDESTLPAQQDAAVGMFGGANWAPNLDNPQNKKFVAAYEAAYNSVPGTYAFQAYDAAMLIDSAVKGVKGDLSNKDAVAAALKKADFTSLRGSFKFNTNGYPIQDFYLTKVAKRPDGKFQTEIVQKVFENYGDRYAKDCKAAN
- a CDS encoding alpha/beta fold hydrolase; this translates as MSVVQILPRAGQSAAPESSVEPVARAASPEGPAGRPVADLQPRSEPHPLDRAFHAMMARFTGGISPAALSLAWLDWSSHLAVAPQRQMEIAHNVLRDSARFLEASVHAISPGQKPWSVIQPRSRDRRFREPQWEAAPFNLLAQAFLLGEHWWHDATTGVRGVSRANEAIVEFSVRQMLDMLAPSNFAATNPEVLEKTLRSGGENFVFGWQNWCSDLTRMLSLAAPAGDEQFVVGNTVAASPGKVVYRNELIELIQYHPTTTQVRPEPILIVPAWIMKYYILDLSPENSLVKYLTGQGFTVFAISWRNPDAKDRNVAFDDYRKLGVMAALDMIGRIVPGRTIHALGYCLGGTLLSIAAAAMARDGDKRLGTITLLAAQTDFTEAGELTLFINESQVAFLEDMMWQRGYLDTAQMAGAFALLRSNDLIWSRLSRDYLMGEAAPPSDLMAWNADATRLPYRMHSEYLRKLFLDNDLAEGRYRVDGRSISLSDIHAPLFVVGTLADHVAPWRSVHKVHYQVDADVTFLLTSGGHNAGVVAPPDELGHSYQVMTKPADGPYVDPEEWLKLARHVEASWWPEWAQWLAARSGEPCAPPQIGGDLPDAPGQYVHT
- a CDS encoding RidA family protein gives rise to the protein MSVTTPKGPQLAVLPTAAENDTPRGGAQVLQPSGWPMPKGYANGMAAEGRIVVTGGVIGWDAEERLADGFVAQVAQTLSNIAAILAEGGARPEHLVRLTWYVVDMDEYLTNLKELGRIYRAVFGAHYPAMALVQVVRLVEKAARVEIEATAVIPR
- a CDS encoding benzoate-CoA ligase family protein, with amino-acid sequence MANAAKVKVSGSHDGNAATAHVDTFARQHLPPPELWPEFIFTRPELNYPPRLNCVSYFLDRWVEQGHGDAPCVISPTVSYSYRELQALVNRIANVLVGKLGLVTGERVLLRSANNPMMVATYLAVIKAGGICVATMPLLRAKELSYPIQKAAIALALCDGKLSDEMEKAKLAAPGLRHVVYWGNGAAHSLEALIADASPEFRAVDTAADDICLIAFTSGTTGDPKGTMHFHRDMLAVCDGYARNILRAEQKDRFVGSAPLAFTFGFGGVLFPMHIGASFVVLEKTTPDDMLSAIERYKTTVCFTAPTAYRAMIGKLAGRDISSLRKCVSAGETLPKPTFEAWLKATGIKLMDGIGSTEMLHIFISATEDEIRPGATGKPVPGYEAKIVDDDGNDVPPGTMGNLAVRGPTGCRYLADERQRKYVRNGWNITGDTYLMDSDGYFWYQSRSDDMIVSAGYNIAGTDVEAALLTHPAVVECGVVGAPDEARGMIVKAYVVAAPSVTPDAQLATELQEHVKREIAPYKYPRAIEFVTQLPKTETGKLKRFALRQLAQASATSSGVAAE
- a CDS encoding MarR family transcriptional regulator, which encodes MPAVSDCTEMLDSETKAVETPEDHAEELRLWLRLLTCTTLIEGEVRGRLRQRFDVTLPRFDLMAQLDKAPDGMTLSDVSKRMMVSNGNVTGLVERLVESGHLDRRTSDTDRRVQVIRLTKLGRAEFRRMAAEHEIWIADLFADLTPKDVRELMRLLAKTKASAQKSAARGRP
- a CDS encoding CBS domain-containing protein; its protein translation is MRAHQIMTRSVISVTPDTSIVEAANIMLTRHVSGLTVVDDAGKLVGVVSEGDFIRRSEIGTGRKRGRWLRFILGPGQSASDFVHEHGRRVAEVMTASPVTITEDTALAEIVDLMERSNVKRLPVVRGDKVVGIVTRANLLQAVAGLAREVPDPTADDDHIRVRIIDTMEKNDWCPFGLNVIVRDGIVHLSGVITEERARQAAVVAAENVEGVKKVHDHLCWVDTMSGVYLNSPEDDDLAKAS
- a CDS encoding cupin domain-containing protein; its protein translation is MSSEITGITRANEGIQGISWNILGQTYVPKSKTEHSFSWHATLPPGTFVPPHIHPDQDEYLYMLEGKLDFMLGNSEAQATAGDLIRLGMGVPHGIFNKSEQTAKVLFWVSPTKKLFDLFWGLHNMKEQKPEDVVAMAAEFNIHFLPPPPGAG